Part of the Halobacteriovorax vibrionivorans genome, CCAATTTCTGAGAGAGCTTTGTTGTGATTTCTCCAATATATGGGTTTAAGGTCTTGCCCAGATCATCACCAATTACAAGAACATCTGTATTTGATGCGATATCATCTGGCCCATAAACAGAATCACTTAACTTATAGGGGGCCGGGTCATCGCGAAGAGGCATCTCGTAATAATGGTAAGTTAGCCCTCCTAGAATTGCGATAATTAGAACACAGGCCAAATAAAATAAAATGTTGAATACTTTTTTCATAAAATCTATATAAGTTTTGTCTATGCCTTTATTATATACGTAATTTCTGGTACATAGAAGACCTTATGAAAGATGCAAAAAACACCAGATGGGTACCTGAGCTTTTAGCTCCAGCAGGAAGCCTTGAGAAATTAAAAGTCGCCATTAGTTATGGTGCAGATGCTGTCTACTTAGGCGGGCAGAAATATGGACTACGCCAAGCCGCGGATAATTTTACTATTGAAGAAATCCGAGAAGGTGTTGAATTTGCTCATGCGCATGGCTCATGTGTTTATGTCGTTCTAAATTCTTTCTTTCACGATAAAGACTTTGACGGGCTATTGGATTTTATTCAAGAGCTTGACGCTGTTAAAATTGATGCCGTTATCGTTTCTGACCCTGGTGTTATTAATTATATCGCAGAAAATACTAATCTAGAGATTCATTTATCAACACAGGCCAGTTGCTTAAATGTTGAAAGTGCTAAGCTTTGGAAGAAGCTTGGTGTTACGAGAATTGTTCTCGGACGTGAAGTCTCAATTGCTGATGCAAAGATGATCAAAGAAGAGGCCGGTGTTGAAATTGAAATGTTCGTACACGGATCAATGTGCATGGCCTACTCTGGAAATTGTGTTATCTCAAATTATACGCAAGGCCGTGATTCAAATCGTGGTGGTTGTGCCCATAGTTGTCGCTTTGAGTATAAGATTGATGATGGGAAGAAAGAACTTAATAGCTATTTTATGAGCTCAAAAGATTTGGAAGGGATTAGACTTCTTCAAGACTTTATTGATGCTGGAATCGACTCTCTGAAAGTCGAAGGTCGTATGAAATCACCAATGTATGCAGGTACCATTTCAATGGTCTACTCTCAGGCCCTTGCTTACTATAAAGAGCATGGAAACTTCTTAAGTGAAGACCTTTTAAAATGGGAAGAGGAGCTAACTAAAGTTACTCACCGAGCATATACTCAAGCATCTTTAGTTGAAGAAGCTGATGAGAGCTCTATTTATAATGATCGTGAACACGAAGAGAAGACATATCGAGCTATTGGAAAGGTTGCTCAAGTTGTAAAAGATGAGTTTATCGTTGTTGATGTAAAGAGTGCATTTGAGATAGGGGAGTCTTTAGAGATTCTTCCGTTTAATGATTCTCACGTCGAAGTAAATATTAGTCACATTAAAAATCTTGCAGGACAGGACTTCAGTCGCACTCGCCCTGGTGCCTTATTTAAGATTCCATACGTTGATGGGGTTGATATTAATAATCTCGTACGTGCAAGGGTTACTAATTAATGAAGGCCATTACTTATATTTCACATATTGATGAACTTGAATCACTGGATACTAGTAAATTCAGTGAGGTTATTCTTGCAACGCGATTATTCTCTCAGGTTGGAAAGCTAACAATAGATGAAATGCTTGAGATTATAGAAAAGTGTAAGGCCCAAAAAGTTAAGTATACTCTAGAGTGGGATATTCTTATGACGGAGAGCCGTTTTAAGATGTATCGTGAACAATTCAAAAAATATGCTGATTTAGGTTTTTCGAGTATTCGCTTAAGAGATCCTGGGGCCATTAATTTTATCTTAAATTCTTATGAGAACTTAAGTATTGACCTTTTACTTGATACTGGTGGGCATCACAATATTAAGGCCATCAAAGTTTGGAAGAATTTAGTTGGTGATCGTTTAAGAAAGATTATTCTTTCTATTGAGTTATCAAGCAATGTCGTAAAAGAATTTTGTCAGGAAATTAAGAGTTGGGGTGTGAAAACGGAACTTCTTGTTCTCGGGCGCATCCTACTATTTTATACACCACGAAATCTTGTTTCTCCTTTATACACTGATGAAGATTTAGAAGAATTTGAAAATAATGGTAAATATATAGAAGTCGCTGGCTCTAGTGAAGAATCTCCCCATAAAGGTTTTCCAATTATTGAAAATCAGCATGGGACTTTTATGTTTAACACGAAAGACCAGTACCTACTTGAATACTTAGATGAAATTGAAGAGTGTGGCGTTGATGATATTAGAATTGACGTAAGACACCTCGACAAGGAGTCTAAGTCCGTTGTCGATAAAACGATATCTCTTTGTGAGAACTTTAATAAGGAAGAAGCAAAAGAATTTAAGAATCAATATCCTAACAGTACAACTCGTGGCTTCTTTCATGTGAATAAATCAGATGTACTTTTTAAAAAGCTTAAGAATAAGAGAGTCCAACGTGAGGATCAAGGCTTCATTGGTGAAGTTGTGGATGTTGTTAAGAAATCTCATATTGCTATTCTTGTAAAAGGTATGAGAAATGAGGATATTGCTCTAAAAGTAGGTGATGAACTTAGACTTTCTACTCCAGATGGGAAAGAGAAGTTTACTAAAATTCATAAA contains:
- a CDS encoding peptidase U32 family protein, producing MKAITYISHIDELESLDTSKFSEVILATRLFSQVGKLTIDEMLEIIEKCKAQKVKYTLEWDILMTESRFKMYREQFKKYADLGFSSIRLRDPGAINFILNSYENLSIDLLLDTGGHHNIKAIKVWKNLVGDRLRKIILSIELSSNVVKEFCQEIKSWGVKTELLVLGRILLFYTPRNLVSPLYTDEDLEEFENNGKYIEVAGSSEESPHKGFPIIENQHGTFMFNTKDQYLLEYLDEIEECGVDDIRIDVRHLDKESKSVVDKTISLCENFNKEEAKEFKNQYPNSTTRGFFHVNKSDVLFKKLKNKRVQREDQGFIGEVVDVVKKSHIAILVKGMRNEDIALKVGDELRLSTPDGKEKFTKIHKLTQTNGKEVQDVKTGELILIPHVSGISVKTMAYLK
- a CDS encoding U32 family peptidase C-terminal domain-containing protein is translated as MKDAKNTRWVPELLAPAGSLEKLKVAISYGADAVYLGGQKYGLRQAADNFTIEEIREGVEFAHAHGSCVYVVLNSFFHDKDFDGLLDFIQELDAVKIDAVIVSDPGVINYIAENTNLEIHLSTQASCLNVESAKLWKKLGVTRIVLGREVSIADAKMIKEEAGVEIEMFVHGSMCMAYSGNCVISNYTQGRDSNRGGCAHSCRFEYKIDDGKKELNSYFMSSKDLEGIRLLQDFIDAGIDSLKVEGRMKSPMYAGTISMVYSQALAYYKEHGNFLSEDLLKWEEELTKVTHRAYTQASLVEEADESSIYNDREHEEKTYRAIGKVAQVVKDEFIVVDVKSAFEIGESLEILPFNDSHVEVNISHIKNLAGQDFSRTRPGALFKIPYVDGVDINNLVRARVTN